In the Wyeomyia smithii strain HCP4-BCI-WySm-NY-G18 chromosome 2, ASM2978416v1, whole genome shotgun sequence genome, one interval contains:
- the LOC129722065 gene encoding organic cation transporter protein, producing MAVDHTLEELMGMLGDFGRYQAFQFILHLLAAVTAGLHMLSLVTVAAIPEHRCFIDAIDSVNATSSLVDFDTLSEYIPLNKDGELDSCLMFASGSSANATVACGSYVYNNTYYQSSRTIEWNLVCDRRWMGALGQTIYMLGVFTGAVWLGGLADKIGRKKVFCWSGLLQLILGVAVAFTPEYYSFLVLRYLYGIFGSAGSYITGFVLTMELVGPSKRTPCGISFQAAFAGGIILVAAWGALITDRLILQVVYGLHGVLLIAHWWVMDESPRWLWMQNRKREAIDIIAKAVRMNGRGLNVDKEYYLSKDKSSYSVESTPKASAGLSDLFKTPNLRKMTLNVCLCWFANSITYYGLSLSSGKLGGNPFLILFLMALVEMPSYIAISFLLDKLGRRSITSSLMIVGGICCIVAAYLTRGSIESTTIVMFGKLFIAGSFAVIYNYSAELFPTVVRNSAMGLGSMCARLAGASTPMIILFDSFDPKIPAVLFGVMSLISGTWVLFLPETNGKPMPQSLQDGENFGRGDTAFSSCLGRNKTHIEDMPPAQQMVPLQTIER from the coding sequence GTGACTTCGGTCGTTACCAAGCGTTCCAGTTCATCCTGCATCTGTTGGCGGCGGTAACAGCCGGTCTGCATATGCTGTCGCTGGTAACGGTGGCCGCTATTCCGGAACATCGCTGTTTTATCGATGCTATCGATTCGGTGAACGCTACCAGTTCGCTGGTGGACTTCGACACCCTGTCAGAATACATTCCACTGAACAAAGATGGCGAGCTGGATTCGTGTCTGATGTTCGCGTCCGGTTCGTCCGCGAATGCCACCGTCGCTTGTGGTTCTTATGTGTACAACAATACTTACTACCAATCATCCCGGACGATCGAGTGGAATCTGGTGTGCGATCGACGCTGGATGGGTGCCCTGGGACAGACGATCTACATGCTGGGAGTCTTCACTGGTGCGGTGTGGTTGGGTGGTCTAGCTGATAAGATCGGTCGCAAGAAGGTGTTCTGCTGGTCCGGATTGCTGCAGTTGATCCTGGGAGTGGCAGTTGCCTTCACACCGGAATATTACTCCTTCTTGGTTCTTCGATATCTGTATGGTATTTTTGGTAGCGCTGGAAGTTACATTACCGGATTCGTGTTGACCATGGAGCTGGTTGGACCGAGCAAACGAACACCGTGTGGCATATCCTTCCAGGCGGCTTTCGCTGGTGGCATCATTCTGGTAGCAGCGTGGGGTGCCCTGATTACTGATCGATTGATTCTACAAGTCGTCTATGGACTGCACGGTGTACTACTGATCGCTCACTGGTGGGTCATGGATGAGTCTCCGCGTTGGCTGTGGATGCAGAATCGTAAGCGAGAAGCCATTGATATTATTGCCAAAGCTGTTCGCATGAACGGACGCGGATTGAACGTTGATAAAGAGTACTACCTTTCAAAGGACAAATCTAGCTATTCTGTGGAATCCACACCGAAAGCAAGTGCCGGGTTGAGTGACCTGTTCAAAACCCCGAATCTCCGCAAAATGACACTGAACGTGTGCCTGTGTTGGTTTGCCAACTCGATCACGTACTACGGCCTATCGCTTAGCTCCGGAAAACTAGGTGGAAATCCCTTCTTAATTCTGTTCTTGATGGCATTGGTTGAAATGCCCAGCTACATTGCGATCAGTTTCTTACTGGACAAATTAGGTCGCCGCTCGATTACCAGCTCACTCATGATTGTCGGAGGCATTTGTTGTATCGTAGCTGCGTATCTCACTCGAGGAAGTATCGAATCTACCACAATCGTAATGTTCGGCAAGCTGTTCATCGCCGGTTCGTTTGCCGTCATTTACAATTATTCAGCCGAACTGTTTCCGACAGTGGTGCGAAACTCCGCCATGGGATTGGGATCGATGTGCGCCCGTTTGGCCGGTGCTTCGACACCGATGATTATCCTGTTCGATTCTTTCGATCCGAAAATTCCGGCAGTACTGTTTGGTGTTATGTCGCTGATCTCCGGTACTTGGGTACTGTTCCTGCCGGAAACCAACGGAAAACCAATGCCCCAGAGCTTACAGGATGGAGAGAACTTTGGCCGGGGCGATACGGCGTTTTCGAGCTGCTTGGGACGAAACAAGACCCATATAGAGGATATGCCACCGGCTCAGCAGATGGTTCCGTTGCAGACGATCGAGCGGTAG